From the genome of Homalodisca vitripennis isolate AUS2020 chromosome 8, UT_GWSS_2.1, whole genome shotgun sequence, one region includes:
- the LOC124367743 gene encoding E1A-binding protein p400-like isoform X1: MVVDMISKKEKKTSGIYKTHQTKMSQMFLQDNNTSFTQVMNAKFDSIQGISNKRTSTKKPVLNDRPHRKNKKHAKVLAGCGINYDNPLSPVEIATRCADFINKQKQLAAQQAVTAAFQQGQQIAVRQTPVWIQSSGTSTALAAVAVTQEPTLVSLFNSQPDNFVSEPEPVKQIEDIWTIWH; the protein is encoded by the exons ATGGTTGTAGACATGATTtcaaagaaggaaaagaaaaccagTGGGATTTATAAG ACTCACCAAACGAAGATGTCACAGATGTTTCTGCAGGACAACAACACTTCGTTTACGCAAGTAATGAACGCCAAGTTTGACTCCATTCAAGGGATCTCCAACAAGCGTACATCAACCAAGAAGCCAGTGCTCAACGACAGGCCTCACAGGAAGAACAAAAAACACGCTAAGGTGCTGGCAGGCTGTGGCATCAACTACGACAACCCCTTGAGTCCGGTGGAAATAGCAACACGCTGTGCTGATTTTATCAACAAGCAGAAACAGCTGGCTGCCCAGCAGGCT GTGACAGCTGCATTCCAGCAGGGTCAGCAGATAGCTGTGAGACAGACTCCTGTGTGGATACAATCCTCAGGCACCTCTACTGCCCTAGCAGCAGTAGCTGTCACTCAGGAACCCACCCTGGTCTCCCTCTTCAATTCTCAACCTGACAAT TTTGTTTCAGAGCCAGAACCAGTGAAGCAGATAGAGGATATCTGGACCATTTGGCACTGA
- the LOC124367743 gene encoding E1A-binding protein p400-like isoform X2 has product MVVDMISKKEKKTSGIYKTHQTKMSQMFLQDNNTSFTQVMNAKFDSIQGISNKRTSTKKPVLNDRPHRKNKKHAKVLAGCGINYDNPLSPVEIATRCADFINKQKQLAAQQAVTAAFQQGQQIAVRQTPVWIQSSGTSTALAAVAVTQEPTLVSLFNSQPDNSQNQ; this is encoded by the exons ATGGTTGTAGACATGATTtcaaagaaggaaaagaaaaccagTGGGATTTATAAG ACTCACCAAACGAAGATGTCACAGATGTTTCTGCAGGACAACAACACTTCGTTTACGCAAGTAATGAACGCCAAGTTTGACTCCATTCAAGGGATCTCCAACAAGCGTACATCAACCAAGAAGCCAGTGCTCAACGACAGGCCTCACAGGAAGAACAAAAAACACGCTAAGGTGCTGGCAGGCTGTGGCATCAACTACGACAACCCCTTGAGTCCGGTGGAAATAGCAACACGCTGTGCTGATTTTATCAACAAGCAGAAACAGCTGGCTGCCCAGCAGGCT GTGACAGCTGCATTCCAGCAGGGTCAGCAGATAGCTGTGAGACAGACTCCTGTGTGGATACAATCCTCAGGCACCTCTACTGCCCTAGCAGCAGTAGCTGTCACTCAGGAACCCACCCTGGTCTCCCTCTTCAATTCTCAACCTGACAAT AGCCAGAACCAGTGA